The Anopheles maculipalpis chromosome 3RL, idAnoMacuDA_375_x, whole genome shotgun sequence genomic sequence TACTGCTAATGGCGGATGACAAATGCGTCCGTTACGAAGCCTCCAGTTGCTTcgggaaaaacaaatttatctaTCCAGCAGCCGTACGAACAGCGTGTACGTGCGCTAGCTGTGCGGGTAAAAGGGTTACAGTTCCTGACAAATGACTTAAAACGAACGAGcactggaaggaaaaatgaagcCTGTGAAAAATTCTTGGGGCTGAAAACTAATACCTCGTACATTTTAGCAATGGAAAATTTACATCATTTCtttgaagaaataaagaaaatacgtCGGATTACagtagttgtttttttatatatttctcTCGATTTGAATATTAACATAGCTTTTCTGGTCGTATTATGTCCACGAGAAAACAATTCGCTCAAGGTAAGCACAACGGCTTAAAGATCCACAGCCAGTCCAGCTTTAACCGAAGCCAATCGAGCGAACTAAATAGACAGCGGTTCGGTCCGCCCGGCTGCGAAGCAGACGGTAGCTGAACGAATTTCTCCGGAATCGGAACCCCTGGGCGGTACTGTAGCACCTGCTGTTGACTTTCGGCCGGCACGAATGGGACATCCGGCGGGCGTGTGATTGGTTTCGCATCATCTAGATTGTAGACGTAGTACTGGTGTGTAACCTGTTGACTTGTGTTGGTCGTTTGGATGGTTTGAACCGGCACGGCAAGCTGTCCTCCCTCGACACGGGCCATTTCGAAGCTGAATCGgttgttttgctgtggttGACTCTGCGGGACAAACCGTACCCTACCGTACTCATCGCTCCGTTTCAGTGGGAACCGTTGAGGACATTCTTCCTGATATACATCCAGTACGAAGCCTTGCACGGTGGGGAAACGATTCGCTTGCGAGTGAATGCGAATCGTTTTGGTGGGATAAGGACCGAAGTCTGCCGTACGGTAGACCTGCCCGGTTCGGCAACCGCAAATACGCTGTCCATCGATCTCAACGAAACCACCCGCACATCCCGGGAGCTGATCGTTGCCGAGGAGGAAAAATTTGAACATAATCACCAGACGGCAGATGTAGGGAGAGCTCCGCTGTACTTGCACAACGCAGTCCTGATTGACGGTCGTCTGTGAGGGGAAGTTGCCACTGGAGAGGTAGAAGCGTCGCTGATTGAAAGCATTTCTGCAGCACGCAGGCCCAATTCCAGGGACAAACGAAACCTGGTTCTCCGGTTCAACACCCTGAGGAACGCGTTCCGTTGTGGGTTCGGGGAATTCGGGCTTTGCTTCCGTCTTTACCGGATAGCCTGGTGGAGGTCCTCCAAGGGATGTAGTGCCCTCTGTGACGGATGGTCCTGATGGATAGCCGGGATAATAGGGAGGATATTGAGGATATTGAGGAACGGATGGTGCAGGGGCACATGGAGTTGACGGACAGAGAGGATTTGGCGGTTGCACTGGAACAGGTTGTTGTGGGTATGAAGGATAACTTGGATAGGAAGGAGTGCATGATTGAACTCGTGGATCGCAAGGGTATCTGGGTGGATAAATTGGCGTTAATGGGTAGTTTGGAGCAGAACATCCCCATGGTGAGTACGCACACGGCGCTGGACAGGGAAAGTTTGGCGGAGGATAGGTTGGCGTTGGGTAGGTTGGAGTTGGAGCAGTCACCGGAGGTAGATATCCGTTGCCTCCCGGGTTAAACTCGGGCGGTATGTCTTGTCGACTGCTCACAATTTTAACATCTCCTGGCGTTTCCGTTGCCGTCTCTTCACCACTCGATTCTGTTTCTTCAGCAACCTGAATTGTGGTGAATACGGAATATGCTGTTGAAGATTCGGCAGCCTCATTATCATCACTGCACGGTTGTCTCGTGACAAGGAGACGGAATCCTCGCCCCGAGCCCCATCCGTCGGTAATAAACTTCATGCGCAACAAACCACCAGGTGCATTGTACAGCTTCGAACCTATCACCGTGCCACAGAGGACTTCATCGTCCCCAATCACCAGACGATCTTTGCTACAGTTCCGCGATGGTTCCAGCGCAAAATCAACGAACTGAAAGTGATACTGACTGCTACAGACAAACGGCGATTTGAACGTGTACTCGCAGTGCAAATGTCCCTGATAGTCGTTCGGGAAGCTAGGCGACCGGATCTCACTCTGCAGCCGTTTGTAAACTCCACCACACTCCACCACACTGCGACGATCACTCGAGAGTGTAAACGCATCGGAACGATCACTAATCCTCTGCTCCGCCCGATGATCCTCAGCCATATGCTCATAATCGTTGATCATCCTGAAGTAATTGTGACCGTCCGAGTAAACAGAGCTAACCGCATTTTCATTTGTTGCCAGCACAACGACCCGGAAACCTGCCATGATTGCCCACTGTAGTAAACCGAAGTGTACAGTGAACTTTATAATTGAGTTTccgattaattttgccatagtTTCGACTTCGACACCGCACTTCACCACTGCCGAGCTACTGCGATGGTCACagtaattattttccaacagttcttgttgaacttttttcttcaccacaAACTTTTCACTTAAAATTGGCTCATGGTTTGCAGCAATCTTCTCActtgccgaaaaaaaaaatcccggaTACCGTCGTCGTTGTCACCGGTCCGCTTCAGGTCCAACGTTCAACTGATCAAAGTATCGGATAAGCGTGCAACTTTTGAGCTCATCAATATTTTAATGAGTGTAGCTGTGTGCCATACGTTTGTGACGCGCGCGCTAGACCACACCGTACCTTCCGCAACTGCCAAAGGACGACTCGCAGCACTCTTCATCTCACGCCTCACATTGACTGTGTGACTGTATCTTTTGCAATccccaacgacgacgacgacaggAAGGTTTTAAAGTTAAGCCTTTGTTGACTTTGGAGTTTACTTTAGCGCGTTTGCTCGTAACCATCATCCACTTGGGCGGCCCACTGGTATCGTTCAATGTTCCAAAAATGATGCCTCTCCCTTAACCCCCCTTTACGGTGTTGTGTCACTTCCGGTCTTCGGTGCAAAAGTGAAACTTCTGGCTAAATTTCTCACTAGCCAGGCAGTGCCCTTTTTGCTGTTAACTTCCTCCTTAACGCTATCCCCACTTACGAGTGGATGACGACACAAATGACCCATCCGTATCCGTCGTGTCATCCATCTCAGTCTCCTTAGCTTGTTGGTGGAACGTAGCGGAGCTTTGTTTGAGTTTGGTCGCGAAAGCCCTTCCTAGTGCCAGTAAGGGAGTTGGTTAtggtggacaaaaaaattcaataaacacACTTGGGACGAAAATCCGATCTCCGTTCTCTCCGTCGGATATTGCAGGAAGGAAAAGGCTAACATGTCGGTGTGCAAGAGTTATGGGTGAAACAATTACGCAACGTTTACGGCAGTCGTAAAGCTTTCATCGAGTGTAAGGATTCTTGGAACGAATGGAAATAGCTTTATAGCGATACTGGAAGTGCATGGTAGACTGGAATTTGATTGATTCGACAACAGCTTCCTAATCTGTATTTCTTGTTCTCGTTGAGTACTTCTTATACTACGGATTGATTACTGTTCGTGATATTTGTAGACGTAGAGTCTTGATGGAGATACAAACGGtaataatatttgaaaatattgtctacttcttaacgacctctaagtcTAGGAACTTTAGTAACAATACACAGAAGGATATAAGAATAACagcataatatttttttgacaTCGGAGTTTTTGCGAGCCTCTCAAAAATAGTATCACCTTGCTAATAATACATCCTGctccttcttttttgtcaACTTTCGGTCAATTCAATTGAAGCCAATTATCTTTATAAGTAAAGTTTCATGCAAAAACCACGAAAACAAGCCTGTATTATCGCTCATGAAGCATCAATAGGCCTTATTATAGGCCCCTCAATCGGGAGAAATCCCTACAACGATACCGAAATTTTGCTGATAGTGTTTCCAATATCTCGTATAGATGATTCACGTCGGCTATCGCGTATAATTTGTATGCGCAAAATTTTGTTAAGCATGACCTGGAGTCTGCAGAGGTAAGACCTCGCACATGGGTCCCAAACTGGTGCCGCATACGTTACTGCCGGCAAGATAATTACCTTGAAAATTGCTCTTTTATTTGGCATTGATAGCTGGAACCTACGGCAGATCAATGGGTAGAGATATTTCAAAAGGAAATGCCCTTTTTTACAGGATGGTTTCGATATGCCCTCTGAACAGCATTTCGTAATCTATCGTAAGACCCAGATATCGAATGGAAGTTGCCCACGACACAGTTGTTCCATGTATTTTTACTCCCGAGCTCAAAGGTGAAGTAAGGCTTCTTTTTAAACGATGGGGAAAAatcattgtttgtgtttttgaagtGTTTATCCCAATTTTCCAGTCCACGGCATACTTTAGAAGAACACCAAGACACCGCAGCAATCTGCTTCTCAGCTCCACCAGACTGGCAGTGTCGCCTGCGAACAGGAACAGCTGGCCATCGCAGGGTAGAGGCGGGACATCCATCGTTCACAGATTGTACAACAGCGGAGCCAGAAGGCTTCCCTTGGGGACGCCCGCTGGGTCAAACAATGATGGTATGATTTCCGCAAATAGCCTTACTTAAATATGAGCTGCAACTTCTTCTtagtttaacgacctctaaggtcatggcggccatcgaaaatggctttctagactgccgataacaCGTAATTGGTTAGTCAGTGCTGCAACATTGATGGTGATACTCTGATAATTTGAAGACCCTTTTATTTTAGAGAAGATCTCTCACTGGCGTTGATTTCCACACAGCCATCCGCTATGCCACTGGTGCATTTGTCACCAGTCCAatcaactccctcctctgcgGAAGCGGCCTTCTTCCTATGGAACATgtcatcaccaaccgactaATGGAAGCTGCAGCGCGGATCCTTGAAaaaggactcgacgtaactgcaTTCATCATCAGAGCAATTGCAGAACTACAAACactcaccaacacacaactaccaccgatcgtccaatccacccgccggggaattcgtccctggtaACTCtgtacacctgccatagactgggaacttaaaagctctctccggggaaccggaaaaaaacagccacatcgccaatagtacctttactctCTGaattcagactaaatacaaacattttcatcatatctttacagacaaCTCCGtttatctggactcagccggctgtgaCCTCAATTCCTCTGGTGTTTTTGTCATATTTAGATCAATGATCAACGATCATTCAAATAGTAAGTGTAGGAAAAGTTGGTTATAAATCCGATTGTACGGCTTCAAATAGGTACCGAGCctagattcaatgtgatagagggCCTCAATTTCTGCTCCGATTAGGGCCTTAGAAAAACTAAATCCACCACTGCATGGAATTGTCCACTAAATCACTGCTCATCGCTATCATTCTAAAGAATACCACGTACGTACGTACTCAAAATGTCCGAAAAATGCAGCTGGATTTGATATTTTGTTGTAGTTTCGACGGCATGATCGAAAAAGGTTCAAAATAGACTGATCCAACAACTATCTAAGCTTCAAAATCTAAATCGGTTTATACATTTTGAAGATGGTGCAAAATAAATGGTGGTGTTATTCTTATTTCGTTTAGTGCATCAGTGTTTCGGACATTTTTCTCAGAGCTCAGGGTTTAACATACATTCATATActtgttgaaaaattatttattgagATGCAAAATATTCTTACTCTGTAGTATACATAAATCGATCGCCGTTGTGACGCTCTCGCTTCGATTGTCTGACATGCTGTAAAAAATTCAATCTGAGCAAAAATAAAGTGTGTGGGCGAAAAAAATGAACCCCTGCATCGATATTGTGCACAATCGATGGTTCAATCAAATGAATTGTTTGCCCTTTCCGTTTGAAGTAGCGccatgaaaataattaattattgctTCTTGCTACACGAATCCTGTGCACTTCCTGATATTCTTctatcgcaaaaaaaaaagataagtaATTGTGACTCACACAACGCGTCGGCAAACGTTCAAAAGAATTCTCCTACGAAGAAACCATCATCTTCACTTAATACCTAGCTTTACCTAAGACACACCTTAACGACCAAACAAAATCCTCCCGCAAATAGAACCCGCATCATAGTTTACTCTTCACATACTGATCCGATTTCCGATCGAGCTGAGCGTAGATGATGCCCGCCGGCTTGTCCACCGGCACGTACACCGTTTCCTCCTTCAGCTCCACCTCATTCACGACCTTGGGAAATTTGCTAAAATCAAACGTAAAGTAATGCTTGTTCGGCATCGTCATGTCGATGGAGGAAATTTCGGGAATCGTCTCGAGCACCTGCTTCTCCGCCAGGTACAGCGTGTTCTGGACGCTCGGCGAAAAGATGCCTTTTTCCGTTTCGCCGGCAAAATTGTTCAGTATGCACTGCTTCACCTTGTTCCAGCAGTAATCGAAATCTACCCCGGTGACGGTAGAATACTGCCAGGACGAACGGACCACCGTGCTGAAGATGCGGTCATGCTGATCCGGCAGCGATCGATACTCATCGTTCACGAAGTTCACGAACGCCGACTGTGTTGTCTTGAGGACGCGCAAATCCGTCAGCCCGCTGATGACAGTCGGTTTGATTTCTGGACCAAGCGAAAATCGaagcaacagaagaaaaggggggaaaaaaaagagcgcGTTAACCACGTGACATTAGTGCTGCCCGCCGGCGGACGGTTGGAAATTGAATTAAGTGGTCGTGTTTCGCTTACCGGTGCGCTTCTGCGTGACGTCCGTGTACCGGATGGCGGTCGGTGTGAAGACGAAGGCATGATTATGCAGATCCTTGTACGGTCCGGTACCGAACCCCATCCGGGACCAGGGATACTCCTCGATGTGTATCGACACTTCCTCCACGTGCGCGTACTTGCTCAGGAAGTGATGACACAGCAGTATGCCGAACTCTTCCGGCGATTTGAGACCGTGCTTGCGGGCCAACAGGTAGACGGTGTTTTTCTGCGAATCCGTTGCCACGATGTCACTATTATCGCCTGCCAAAGACCAAACCCGTTTCCATTAATATGGGGCGGGGCGGGGGAGGCCAGGATGCCATCTCACACGTCACACTTACCCTCGAGATAGTCCTTCTGGCTGCGTAGCTTCAGCTTCGTACCAACCTCAAACTCTTTTATCGTGTGCACTAGCCCATTCCGCACCACGTGCATCACCTTCACACTATCCTTGCCGTACCCGTAGTTGCTAATCAGGAAGGGTGAATTCTCATTGTCCAGGTAGCCTTCACGGCTTTCATCGATAAGCTTTCTGGACATCATCTTGGTGGAAGCTTAAGTGTACTCCCCGGTTTTCTGAAGACACACAACTTCGGTACTGCTAGCCAGAGAAagacacgaaaacgaaaagtAGGTTAATAATTGACTGTGCATGTAACAATTATGGTCAGCGGTGAATGGAGGAATTgcccgcgaaaaaaaaaaaaaaacttccaactCCAAGTCTTCAACCCTCAAAGCTAGTTGGCCATCCATCTAAACCTTTCTCCCATTATTGCTTCTGCTCTTCTCGCTTccagtcaaaaaaaaaaagcttggaaTTGGAACTCGGGCGCCGTGTTACGGGATGTTCTTCCACGTGCATCTCCACCGTAGGTCAGACGGAACAAAAAACCGGTTCGAgatgttgtgttttgcaaaaCGGTGTGTTACCATTGTTATTGTTACGGGGTTTGTTGTCTTGCATGCTTTAGCCGCATCTGGGTTAGCATCTTTTGGTTGCCGATGACTGATGTCCATGATAAGACCCGCACCGCACAGTATCAACAACCCCCTACGTAATGGCGCTGGTGTGAACCGGTTTAAAGCGTCCCACACCGATTGACAGCTGACGGACGCTGACGTGAAACGCGAATACTTGCACTGCCTGGGGTCATGGCGTGACAATAGCGAGGGATGCTATTTCGCAGAAGATGTTGCCATTGACCCTGGCTTATCAGCGACTCCATGGAGTTGTTGCAGCAACAATTGTAGCAGTAATTTTACTACGCTCTAGTAGTTGATATTTATGTCAACCCCAAAAAACAATACAGACTTAATCTTGAAGCGGTGACCCTTATTCAACATCCCCCTTCCCATTTGTCCTCGAAGATGTAATAAAGCGTTTGCCAAAAAGACAACCTACACTGATAAGCGAATCTTTCTTCTTTGATAGGTTTGCAGTTCCTATTGCGTGGAGTTGTGGAGCCATTGACGAGATTATCTAATCATCAGATCCAGGCACAATTATTTAAGGTGACCACAGCGAAGAGcgcactttgaacaggtgtcacatacacacagcgagAGGTAGCGAGTGAGACACgtgaaaatctaaaaataattCCCAATTCTTCTGCTAAAACAATGGACCTTAGGATGCTCATCTGGAGCCTTGGGGATGTCCATCAGGAATGCTCGATCGGGGAAACGTGCCATACTGCACGTACCACCACAAAACCATAAGGCAGGTCTAGTTAGAAAAGGTTATCAGGATCAATGCttgtcccaaaaacaaacacacgtaaccacatacacacgcggACACCAAAATCTATGATCACGCACATTGGCAAAGCGTTTCGCCTGGCTTGGCTCGTTGGAGACAACTGCAAGCCAGCAAGCAAGAGATAACGATGACGTGGTGGTACTGTGCGGGAATCATCCGGAGCGATTATCTCACCCTGACTGTTTGGAAGAGAATTTATTGGAAGTGTGATTGAAAAAGGGTTTGCAAGACGTGCGTGAAGCTCGTATATAAGGAACTTTGAACAAAAAGGTTGTTACTTTAGAGACCTAGACATTAGAACAACTGTCGGAAGAATTTATGTTTAGATTGCCCTCctgtttcttcttggctaaacaaCCATCCAGGCCATGGTGGCCATTAAATTGCTTTCCAGAGtcattgataccacgtagttgaatagtcagtcctcactttcgagggacgatccggatgggattataACCTCGAACCTTCCTGTCCCTTCCCTGAAAACTCTTATTCACATCTGTCTTTTTTATGTCAAAGTTCTAGTAACACTTTCACTCACTGGTCTCTTCTTAGTTCTACCCTCTGACACCCCAAAATTACCACAATTTCTTATCACATTTGGTAACAAACTTACTCGCTCTAAACTGCTGCTAACTTCAAACAAAGTGTGAAAAATCCACCTTTTAATTCGCGTTACACCTAACACACTCAATCACACAGCTGGCTAATCAATTGCACTTGCACACGGACACACGTAGCAGTTCTGCACCCTAGCCTTCGGGATCTGGTATGTCTTACCTTGAACACTGCCACCGCTTAAATGGTGCCGGAGGCAGCGAGAACAGCAAAGATTTTCAGCCATCATCTTCGTCGTAGTAATGTCGGACTTTCCATTCTACACCGTTCGCTTGTGTGTGCCGCTAATCGCCGGCCCGCGGACCTTACCACCAACCAGCGCGGCCCTCCCTCCGACGGCTCGAATTTTCCATTATCAGGTTCCgaggttcggttcggtttggattgtttttctaAATCGAATCGAGCAGACAGCGATCGtgccgatgcatgatggtaTGTTGGCAGCTAttatcgtcatcgtcgtcgacaGCTAAAGCCGACCAGCGCTTCTCGTGTGGTCGTTGTTCGCCGGGCCTGAAAGGAGGGCACAGCTTCCAGTCATGTTGCATTTGCAGTACCGTttgtaatgcattttttttgttttggttctgCTTCTTGTTCGGGCAGGACAATACACCTTGCCTACCTGTTGCGTTGATTGATGAGAGACTTAAGATGTCGCCTTCAAAACGGACCGATGACCATTATTGGGCGTATGAGTATCCGGTTGAG encodes the following:
- the LOC126560530 gene encoding uncharacterized protein LOC126560530; translation: MAKLIGNSIIKFTVHFGLLQWAIMAGFRVVVLATNENAVSSVYSDGHNYFRMINDYEHMAEDHRAEQRISDRSDAFTLSSDRRSVVECGGVYKRLQSEIRSPSFPNDYQGHLHCEYTFKSPFVCSSQYHFQFVDFALEPSRNCSKDRLVIGDDEVLCGTVIGSKLYNAPGGLLRMKFITDGWGSGRGFRLLVTRQPCSDDNEAAESSTAYSVFTTIQVAEETESSGEETATETPGDVKIVSSRQDIPPEFNPGGNGYLPPVTAPTPTYPTPTYPPPNFPCPAPCAYSPWGCSAPNYPLTPIYPPRYPCDPRVQSCTPSYPSYPSYPQQPVPVQPPNPLCPSTPCAPAPSVPQYPQYPPYYPGYPSGPSVTEGTTSLGGPPPGYPVKTEAKPEFPEPTTERVPQGVEPENQVSFVPGIGPACCRNAFNQRRFYLSSGNFPSQTTVNQDCVVQVQRSSPYICRLVIMFKFFLLGNDQLPGCAGGFVEIDGQRICGCRTGQVYRTADFGPYPTKTIRIHSQANRFPTVQGFVLDVYQEECPQRFPLKRSDEYGRVRFVPQSQPQQNNRFSFEMARVEGGQLAVPVQTIQTTNTSQQVTHQYYVYNLDDAKPITRPPDVPFVPAESQQQVLQYRPGVPIPEKFVQLPSASQPGGPNRCLFSSLDWLRLKLDWLWIFKPLCLP
- the LOC126565032 gene encoding uricase encodes the protein MMSRKLIDESREGYLDNENSPFLISNYGYGKDSVKVMHVVRNGLVHTIKEFEVGTKLKLRSQKDYLEGDNSDIVATDSQKNTVYLLARKHGLKSPEEFGILLCHHFLSKYAHVEEVSIHIEEYPWSRMGFGTGPYKDLHNHAFVFTPTAIRYTDVTQKRTEIKPTVISGLTDLRVLKTTQSAFVNFVNDEYRSLPDQHDRIFSTVVRSSWQYSTVTGVDFDYCWNKVKQCILNNFAGETEKGIFSPSVQNTLYLAEKQVLETIPEISSIDMTMPNKHYFTFDFSKFPKVVNEVELKEETVYVPVDKPAGIIYAQLDRKSDQYVKSKL